From a region of the bacterium genome:
- a CDS encoding DEAD/DEAH box helicase: protein MTTASHETTFDTLKLHPNLLKGIHHMGFLKPTPIQAQAIPAILEGRDVIGLAQTGTGKTAAFVLPILHKLLQVPGRKAPRALIIAPTRELALQSMEHLKSLSRFVHLKGTAIFGGVSFQPQISAIQNGLDVLSATPGRLLDHVEAGRLKLSEVEMFVLDEVDQMLDMGFLPAIQKILRLLPPKRQNLVFSATLSAEMSALAHKILANPVTVQVGQRSSVAAGIRHAVYPVPRHLKTELLVEILRGQGMTSVLIFTRTKRNADRLGHKLEKKGFTVSVIHGDRNQNQRLRALDEFRRGRSQIMVATDVAARGIDVDDISHVVNLDVPETPETYVHRIGRTARGDATGDAFTLVDRDEEPLIRDIERILKHALPRVTLPDFDYKKPKEEGPAHHAPQRGHRPPQGRPGGRFGGHFHRPGNRR, encoded by the coding sequence ATGACCACCGCATCGCACGAAACGACGTTTGACACGCTCAAACTCCACCCCAACCTGCTGAAAGGCATCCACCACATGGGCTTTTTGAAGCCGACGCCCATCCAGGCCCAGGCGATCCCCGCCATTCTGGAGGGCCGCGACGTCATCGGGCTCGCCCAGACGGGCACCGGCAAGACGGCCGCCTTCGTCCTGCCCATCCTCCACAAGCTGCTTCAGGTCCCGGGGCGGAAGGCCCCCCGCGCCCTCATCATCGCGCCGACACGGGAACTGGCCCTGCAATCGATGGAACACTTGAAGTCCCTTTCTCGTTTTGTCCACCTCAAGGGCACGGCCATCTTCGGCGGCGTCTCGTTCCAGCCCCAGATCTCCGCGATTCAAAACGGCCTGGACGTGCTCTCGGCCACGCCGGGGCGCCTGCTGGACCACGTCGAGGCGGGCCGGCTCAAACTCTCCGAGGTGGAGATGTTCGTTTTGGACGAGGTGGATCAGATGCTGGACATGGGATTCCTCCCGGCGATCCAGAAGATCCTCAGGCTCTTGCCGCCCAAGAGACAAAACCTCGTCTTTTCCGCGACGCTCTCCGCGGAGATGTCGGCTCTGGCGCACAAGATCCTCGCCAACCCGGTCACGGTCCAGGTCGGGCAGCGTTCGTCGGTCGCGGCCGGGATCCGGCACGCGGTCTATCCCGTCCCGAGGCACCTGAAGACCGAACTCTTGGTGGAAATCCTGCGCGGCCAGGGCATGACGTCCGTCCTCATCTTCACGCGCACCAAGCGGAACGCGGACCGTCTGGGCCACAAACTTGAGAAAAAGGGCTTTACCGTCTCCGTCATTCACGGCGACCGCAACCAAAACCAGCGCCTGCGGGCCTTGGACGAGTTCCGCCGGGGAAGAAGCCAGATCATGGTGGCCACCGACGTCGCCGCGCGCGGCATCGACGTCGACGACATCTCGCACGTCGTCAACCTGGACGTCCCGGAGACGCCGGAAACCTACGTCCACCGGATCGGCCGAACCGCCCGAGGGGACGCCACCGGCGACGCGTTCACGTTGGTGGACCGCGACGAGGAACCTCTCATCCGGGACATCGAGAGAATCCTGAAACATGCGCTCCCGCGCGTGACCCTGCCTGACTTTGATTACAAGAAGCCGAAGGAGGAAGGACCTGCGCATCACGCCCCCCAACGCGGCCATCGACCCCCGCAGGGTAGGCCCGGGGGCCGTTTCGGCGGCCATTTCCACCGGCCGGGAAACCGAAGGTAG
- a CDS encoding fatty acid desaturase, translated as MKINDAGRKLDWTNILFLFLSPVVAVGGTLWYALHFGVQWPDLAIFFVFYVLTAGMGISAGYHRHFAHRSYECHWALELFYLVCGAASLQNSALRWSRDHRVHHQHIDQDEDPYNIQKGVFHAHMGWIFFKSPKDDDFSNVPDLTRNRLVVWQDRYYLPIAIAFGFVLPTLIGWAFGRPLAGLLWGGFVRVVVVHHLTFFINSLAHKVGKRPFTEAFSARDSWWLAFLTYGEGYHNFHHRFASDYRNGYRWYHWDPTKWWVTLMSWAGVVGRVTRYRKEMLLKARIETEFERVRRRMAASPTRFQDRLEKRLQIARSAVEAAAARWEKAKIRYQEMAAEGSQRARELWKLKIREYRFQLEASQAKWAVLILVIERLSHHRPG; from the coding sequence ATGAAAATCAATGACGCAGGACGGAAACTCGACTGGACCAACATCCTCTTTCTCTTCCTTTCCCCCGTGGTCGCGGTCGGAGGCACCCTCTGGTACGCGCTCCACTTCGGCGTTCAATGGCCGGATCTCGCGATTTTCTTCGTCTTTTACGTCCTGACGGCGGGCATGGGGATCTCGGCCGGTTATCACCGTCATTTCGCGCACCGGAGCTACGAGTGCCATTGGGCGCTCGAACTCTTCTACCTCGTCTGCGGGGCGGCCTCCCTTCAGAACTCGGCGCTCCGGTGGTCACGCGACCATCGCGTCCATCATCAACACATCGATCAGGACGAGGACCCGTACAACATCCAAAAAGGCGTCTTTCACGCCCACATGGGTTGGATCTTTTTTAAGAGCCCCAAGGACGACGATTTCAGCAACGTCCCTGACCTGACCCGGAACAGGCTCGTCGTCTGGCAGGACCGCTACTATCTGCCCATCGCCATCGCCTTCGGATTCGTACTGCCGACCCTGATCGGGTGGGCCTTCGGCCGTCCCCTGGCGGGGCTTCTTTGGGGAGGCTTCGTCAGGGTGGTGGTCGTCCATCACCTGACGTTCTTCATCAATTCATTGGCGCACAAGGTCGGCAAACGCCCTTTCACCGAGGCCTTTTCGGCGCGTGATTCGTGGTGGCTCGCCTTCCTCACCTACGGCGAGGGGTATCATAATTTTCACCACCGTTTCGCCTCGGACTACCGGAACGGCTACCGCTGGTATCATTGGGACCCGACCAAGTGGTGGGTCACTCTCATGAGTTGGGCCGGCGTGGTGGGACGTGTCACTCGATACCGGAAGGAAATGCTCCTGAAGGCGCGCATCGAGACCGAGTTCGAGCGCGTGCGCCGTCGCATGGCGGCGTCCCCGACCCGCTTTCAAGACCGGCTCGAAAAAAGGCTGCAGATCGCGCGAAGCGCCGTGGAGGCCGCCGCCGCCCGCTGGGAAAAGGCCAAGATTCGGTATCAAGAAATGGCCGCCGAAGGTTCTCAGAGGGCCCGGGAGCTGTGGAAACTCAAGATTCGGGAGTACCGGTTTCAACTCGAGGCCTCCCAGGCCAAATGGGCCGTGCTCATCCTGGTGATCGAACGCCTCTCCCATCACCGGCCGGGTTAA
- a CDS encoding GGDEF domain-containing protein encodes MPADESNPEHTVITRVDDLSLPDEKYAHLVFLAGPQMGQMHLLKEGRVVLGRSADADIPIADLGISRRHCQIDYSDGVTVIKDLGSTNGTFVNGHRIQERQLGDGDKVQLSTSTIFKYTYQGRAENVFHQEIYKMATTDALTGAYNKRYFEERVREEFSFALRNNVPLSLVLFDLDHFKRVNDEHGHPAGDHVLKHVGGIARSIVRQEDILARYGGEEFVILLKGSNVQGAVSVAERLRKAVEAAPVVFEGRTIGVTVSVGIAVLAGQNFADWSNMLKCADELLYQSKRSGRNRVSFVN; translated from the coding sequence ATGCCGGCCGACGAAAGCAATCCGGAACATACGGTCATCACGCGCGTGGACGATCTCTCCTTGCCGGACGAAAAATACGCCCACCTGGTCTTCCTGGCCGGTCCCCAGATGGGCCAGATGCACCTGCTCAAGGAGGGACGCGTCGTGCTCGGGCGCTCCGCCGACGCCGACATCCCCATCGCCGACCTGGGAATCTCGCGCCGCCATTGCCAAATCGACTACTCGGACGGGGTCACCGTCATCAAGGACCTGGGAAGCACCAACGGGACCTTCGTGAACGGCCACCGCATCCAGGAACGGCAGCTCGGCGACGGCGACAAGGTCCAGCTCTCCACCTCGACCATCTTCAAATACACCTACCAGGGACGGGCCGAAAACGTCTTCCATCAGGAAATCTACAAGATGGCGACGACGGACGCCCTCACGGGGGCCTATAACAAGAGATACTTCGAGGAACGGGTGCGCGAGGAGTTCAGCTTCGCGCTGAGAAACAACGTCCCGCTGTCCCTCGTCCTTTTCGACCTCGACCACTTCAAGAGGGTCAACGACGAGCACGGGCACCCGGCCGGCGACCACGTCCTGAAACACGTCGGAGGGATCGCACGCTCCATCGTGCGCCAGGAGGATATCCTGGCGCGCTACGGCGGCGAGGAATTCGTCATTCTTCTGAAGGGCTCGAACGTCCAGGGCGCCGTCTCGGTCGCCGAGCGCCTGAGAAAGGCGGTGGAGGCGGCTCCCGTCGTCTTCGAGGGGCGGACGATCGGCGTCACGGTGAGCGTGGGAATCGCCGTACTCGCCGGGCAGAACTTCGCGGACTGGTCGAATATGCTCAAGTGTGCGGACGAACTCCTCTACCAATCCAAGAGATCCGGCCGAAACCGCGTGAGTTTCGTGAATTAA